A genomic segment from Alistipes senegalensis JC50 encodes:
- a CDS encoding SusD/RagB family nutrient-binding outer membrane lipoprotein yields MKKNIFTLLVFVSLTLSGCRDWLDINENPNYVSKADKTTLLPTVALMTADKVGYELTLTGYFWAQYTVQNRNTSQYTTVMNYDLNTQSAYFTSPWSYLYVRVLPSVRTILEQCEGESGVSNFVLEAKTMLAYNLYLLTSLYDKVAYTDGYLNPENTTPGLDSGEQMQGIITGILEEIRSMNAGQLAADEQANTSVKADMIFGGDVEQWVKFANTLYLRVLLRDFDTNRSKIQSLLAENNLLDTQDAAFDNFSNEADKSNPLYESDRRQLNTDQNIRCCSDILGVLSATDSRLSYYYEGGATGVAYGTTPTPAEANRLQLGATDPVYFATIDEACFLKAEAYARLNDAANARSNYEEAIRAAFARCGCTGADELIAGDYAFTGGTTEQMVEQIINHKWASNVRCMPIESWFDMNRTGYPTRGTTITASEGVLGGFPCRFLYPYNSTDYNPNAPQVEPLTAKMWWHK; encoded by the coding sequence ATGAAAAAGAATATCTTCACATTGCTCGTCTTCGTTTCGTTGACTCTGAGCGGTTGCCGGGATTGGTTGGACATCAACGAAAACCCGAACTATGTCAGCAAGGCGGACAAGACGACGCTGTTACCGACCGTAGCGCTCATGACCGCCGACAAAGTGGGCTATGAACTGACGCTGACGGGCTATTTCTGGGCGCAGTACACCGTTCAGAACAGGAACACCAGCCAGTACACCACCGTCATGAACTACGACCTGAACACGCAGTCGGCCTATTTCACCAGCCCGTGGTCGTATCTCTACGTCCGCGTACTGCCCTCCGTCAGGACGATCCTCGAACAGTGCGAGGGCGAGTCGGGCGTTTCCAATTTCGTGCTCGAAGCCAAGACGATGCTGGCCTACAATCTCTATCTGCTGACCAGTCTGTACGACAAGGTCGCCTATACGGACGGCTATCTGAACCCGGAGAACACAACCCCCGGATTAGACAGCGGCGAACAGATGCAGGGCATCATCACCGGCATCCTCGAAGAGATCCGGTCCATGAACGCCGGGCAGCTCGCAGCCGACGAACAGGCCAATACGTCCGTGAAGGCGGACATGATCTTCGGAGGCGATGTCGAACAGTGGGTGAAATTCGCCAATACGCTCTACCTGCGGGTTCTGCTGCGCGATTTCGACACCAACCGCAGCAAGATCCAGTCCCTGCTGGCGGAAAACAACCTGCTCGACACGCAGGATGCGGCCTTCGACAACTTCTCCAATGAAGCCGACAAGTCGAACCCGCTCTACGAGAGCGACCGCCGCCAGCTCAATACGGATCAGAACATCCGCTGCTGCTCGGACATACTCGGCGTACTGAGCGCGACCGATTCGCGGCTGTCCTACTACTACGAGGGCGGTGCAACGGGCGTCGCCTACGGAACGACCCCGACGCCTGCCGAAGCGAACCGGCTGCAACTCGGCGCCACCGATCCGGTCTATTTCGCCACGATCGACGAGGCTTGTTTCCTCAAGGCCGAAGCGTACGCCCGCCTGAACGATGCGGCCAATGCCAGGAGTAATTACGAAGAGGCCATCCGGGCTGCCTTCGCGCGCTGCGGCTGCACGGGAGCCGACGAGCTGATCGCCGGCGACTACGCATTCACGGGCGGAACGACCGAGCAGATGGTGGAGCAGATCATCAATCACAAATGGGCCTCGAACGTACGCTGCATGCCCATCGAATCGTGGTTCGACATGAACCGCACGGGCTATCCGACGCGCGGCACGACGATCACCGCTTCGGAAGGCGTGCTGGGCGGATTCCCCTGCCGCTTCCTCTATCCCTACAATTCGACGGACTACAACCCCAACGCCCCGCAGGTCGAACCGCTGACGGCCAAGATGTGGTGGCATAAATAG
- a CDS encoding SusC/RagA family TonB-linked outer membrane protein produces the protein MRKFVLFFMAVFGCCVCALAQNGKVSGTVTSADGKPIAGATVVIEGSHVGTSTNADGKYTLNVRPGDVLQVSFIGMQTQRIPVNGKTTVDVTMQDDAIGLDNVVITALGITRQERTLGYASTTIKADEIAKGHAADAMTGLIGKVAGMQISSSGGTGTSQKVIVRGYSSLAGSNQPLYVIDGVPVSNSTMGTQDLNNSIDFGNQAADVNPEDIESITVLKGASATALYGSRAGNGVIIITTKRGRQNEDVTVTYDGSFMASTALRIPQLQNKFGQGWYYDYDGGYFGNFSPTENGSWGNILDGRENYWRPGATWNNGAEMSYKPFSYAKNSLKNFYDTGFETNNTITVQGGTANSGFVASYGNTYSNGILPGNDDYFKRNTFSFRGNTKIKGGLAWLNYGVTYVRKDVRNAMTGQGQNGSTIYQDILQYPVDIDYGDLKDYNSIYNNADNYYSPYAQNPWWTLDHNYSTFQDDRVYGNIEVGFQLYKGLSLIGRLGGDFSNSLEKYYNDIWVFSPGSYTETEGGSAEQGSYEEISRKSNQIDANVLLNADYRFGRDWSLHAAAGWNLNQRTASYLDGSLTGLAVENWPSFGNTSGATPTSASLYQRRRLIGLYGQADLGWRDGIYLTLSARNDWSSTLPIDSNSFFYWGVNASVVLTDLFPSMRSDVLSFLKLRGGYGKTGNDASPYYTSGYYVLGSATGGFGDLTFPLNGYSGLLRSTRMPASDLKPEISTEWEIGADVRLFQNRINLDVAYYNKETKNQIISATLAPEAGYTTRVRNVGKIQNRGVELTLGLVPVRTKDWEWNFTYTFSKNNNEVKELWDDVTETTIYGLTSGPQLKAIVGESLGTWTFYKTETVQDESSPHYGKTIVNATSGYPVVSTTETEIIGHADPKFTMGFNNTVRWKDLSLGFSFDWRYGGKMYSATKSVIYFNGNAEETMYNMRDPFVVPNAVYMGSDGEYHENNIPVTAYYNMNYYWYSNTNSERYRDDLIDKTYLKLREVNLTYRLPRKWFAGVKWLSGIDISFVGRNLLMWTPSQGLVDPDMTNYGNDLESQFGEYYSAPTTRTFGGSIKIVF, from the coding sequence ATGAGAAAATTTGTACTATTCTTCATGGCCGTTTTCGGATGTTGCGTCTGCGCTCTCGCCCAGAACGGCAAAGTTTCCGGTACGGTCACCTCAGCCGACGGCAAGCCGATCGCAGGCGCTACGGTCGTCATCGAAGGTTCCCATGTCGGCACCAGTACGAATGCGGACGGCAAATATACGCTGAATGTCCGCCCCGGCGATGTTCTGCAAGTTTCCTTTATCGGCATGCAGACTCAGCGCATTCCGGTCAACGGCAAAACGACCGTCGATGTCACCATGCAGGACGATGCGATAGGACTGGACAACGTCGTCATCACGGCTTTGGGCATCACGCGGCAGGAACGCACGCTCGGCTACGCCTCGACCACGATCAAGGCGGATGAGATCGCCAAGGGACACGCCGCCGACGCCATGACCGGTCTGATCGGCAAGGTCGCCGGCATGCAGATCTCCTCGTCGGGCGGCACGGGCACCTCGCAGAAGGTCATCGTCCGCGGCTATTCGTCGCTGGCCGGCAGCAACCAGCCGCTCTATGTCATCGACGGCGTTCCCGTATCCAACTCCACGATGGGAACGCAGGATCTGAACAACTCGATCGACTTCGGCAACCAGGCGGCCGATGTCAATCCGGAGGACATCGAGTCGATCACGGTCCTGAAGGGAGCCTCGGCGACGGCGCTCTACGGCTCGCGCGCCGGCAACGGCGTGATCATCATCACCACCAAGCGGGGACGCCAGAACGAGGATGTCACCGTCACCTACGACGGCTCGTTCATGGCCAGCACCGCGCTGCGCATCCCGCAGTTGCAGAACAAGTTCGGCCAGGGGTGGTACTACGATTACGACGGCGGTTATTTCGGCAACTTCTCGCCCACGGAAAACGGCTCCTGGGGCAACATCCTCGACGGGCGCGAAAACTACTGGCGTCCGGGAGCGACGTGGAACAACGGGGCCGAGATGTCCTACAAACCTTTTTCCTATGCCAAAAATTCGCTGAAAAACTTCTACGACACGGGCTTCGAAACGAACAACACGATCACCGTGCAGGGCGGCACGGCCAACAGCGGATTCGTGGCATCCTACGGCAACACCTATTCGAACGGCATTCTTCCGGGCAACGACGACTACTTCAAGCGCAACACCTTCTCGTTCCGCGGCAACACGAAGATCAAGGGAGGTCTCGCATGGCTGAACTACGGCGTGACCTACGTCCGCAAGGATGTGCGCAACGCCATGACGGGTCAGGGGCAGAACGGTTCGACGATCTATCAGGACATTCTCCAGTATCCGGTTGACATCGACTACGGCGATCTGAAAGACTACAACAGCATCTACAACAACGCCGACAACTATTATTCGCCCTATGCCCAGAACCCCTGGTGGACGCTCGACCACAACTACTCGACCTTCCAGGACGACCGCGTATACGGCAATATCGAGGTCGGCTTCCAGCTCTACAAAGGACTGTCGCTGATCGGACGTTTGGGCGGCGATTTCAGCAACTCGCTGGAGAAATACTACAACGACATCTGGGTCTTCTCGCCCGGGTCATATACGGAGACCGAGGGCGGCAGCGCCGAACAGGGCTCCTACGAGGAGATCTCGCGCAAGAGCAATCAGATCGACGCCAACGTGCTGCTCAACGCCGATTACCGCTTCGGCAGGGACTGGTCGCTCCACGCCGCAGCCGGCTGGAACCTCAACCAGCGCACGGCTTCCTACCTCGACGGCTCGCTGACGGGACTGGCCGTCGAGAACTGGCCGAGCTTCGGCAATACGAGCGGAGCCACTCCGACCTCCGCCTCGCTCTACCAGCGCCGCCGTCTGATCGGTCTTTACGGACAAGCCGATCTGGGCTGGCGCGACGGCATCTACCTGACCCTCTCGGCCCGCAACGACTGGTCGTCCACGCTTCCTATCGACAGCAACTCGTTCTTCTACTGGGGCGTCAATGCCTCGGTGGTCCTCACCGACCTGTTTCCTTCGATGCGTAGCGACGTTTTGAGTTTCCTCAAACTCCGCGGCGGTTACGGAAAAACCGGTAACGACGCGTCCCCCTATTATACGTCGGGTTACTATGTGCTGGGGAGTGCCACGGGCGGCTTCGGCGACCTCACGTTCCCGCTGAACGGCTACTCCGGCCTGCTGCGCTCCACCCGCATGCCGGCATCGGACCTCAAACCGGAGATCTCGACCGAATGGGAGATCGGCGCGGACGTACGTCTGTTCCAGAACCGCATCAACCTCGACGTCGCCTACTACAACAAGGAGACGAAGAACCAGATCATCTCGGCGACGCTGGCTCCCGAAGCGGGCTACACGACCCGCGTCCGCAACGTGGGCAAGATCCAGAACCGCGGTGTCGAACTGACGCTGGGGCTGGTTCCCGTGCGCACCAAGGACTGGGAGTGGAATTTCACCTACACGTTCTCCAAGAACAACAACGAGGTGAAGGAGCTGTGGGACGATGTCACCGAAACGACCATCTACGGCCTCACCTCCGGTCCGCAGCTGAAAGCGATCGTCGGCGAGTCGCTCGGCACCTGGACCTTCTACAAGACCGAGACCGTGCAGGACGAGTCGAGCCCCCATTACGGCAAGACGATCGTCAACGCCACGAGCGGCTATCCGGTCGTCTCCACCACCGAGACGGAGATCATCGGCCATGCCGATCCCAAATTCACGATGGGTTTCAACAACACCGTCCGCTGGAAAGACCTTTCGCTGGGATTCTCGTTCGACTGGCGCTACGGCGGCAAGATGTATTCCGCGACCAAGAGCGTCATCTACTTCAACGGCAATGCGGAAGAGACCATGTACAACATGCGCGATCCGTTCGTCGTGCCCAATGCCGTATATATGGGATCGGACGGAGAGTACCACGAAAACAACATCCCGGTCACCGCCTACTACAACATGAACTACTATTGGTATTCGAACACCAACAGCGAGCGTTACCGCGACGATCTGATCGACAAAACCTATCTGAAACTCCGCGAAGTGAACCTCACCTACCGCCTGCCCCGCAAATGGTTCGCCGGCGTGAAATGGCTGTCGGGCATCGACATATCGTTCGTGGGACGCAACCTGCTGATGTGGACGCCGTCGCAGGGGCTGGTCGATCCCGACATGACCAACTATGGCAATGACCTCGAATCGCAGTTCGGCGAGTATTACTCCGCACCCACGACCCGCACGTTCGGAGGCAGCATCAAAATCGTATTCTAA
- a CDS encoding multidrug effflux MFS transporter, producing the protein MNKKRLVFILGNLTAFGPFITDFYLPCLPELTAYFGGSASLIQLSLTAGMLGLAAGQLLVGPVTDKYGRQRPLLWCLLLFVLATAGCMLSTRISAFILFRLLQGLTGAAGLVISKAIIADSFTGQDVARYFAVLAAVQGVAPIVAPVVGGVAFSLTSWQGTFAVLGIWALGLLAVCRRMPESLAEKDRLQMPVWKTFRCYVPVVTNGKYLVMNLLQSFSAAALIAYISASPFIFQQHFGLTPLQYSICFAGNALGLVVGSSVVMKIRRLASATPWCSVGLFVTGLLMSVALWLEWPFVLFELVLVPMLFCVGMITPVGITLALNSVTEHRGIASALLGALPFLFGGIVAPLTGLGDMIRSMTTLVLLCSVICLGLYLCSRRWDYSAPEN; encoded by the coding sequence ATGAACAAAAAGAGACTCGTTTTCATTTTGGGCAACCTGACGGCTTTCGGGCCGTTCATCACCGATTTCTACCTCCCGTGCCTGCCCGAACTGACCGCTTATTTCGGAGGTTCGGCCTCCCTGATCCAGCTGAGCCTGACAGCCGGCATGCTGGGGCTGGCCGCCGGACAGCTTCTCGTCGGCCCCGTTACGGACAAATACGGCCGCCAGCGCCCGTTGCTGTGGTGCCTGCTGCTTTTCGTTCTGGCCACGGCGGGCTGCATGCTCTCCACCCGGATTTCGGCCTTTATCCTCTTCCGGCTGTTGCAGGGACTGACGGGAGCCGCCGGACTGGTCATCTCGAAAGCGATCATCGCCGATTCGTTCACCGGGCAGGACGTGGCCCGCTACTTCGCCGTGCTCGCCGCCGTGCAGGGCGTGGCGCCCATCGTGGCACCGGTCGTCGGGGGCGTGGCATTCAGCCTGACCTCCTGGCAGGGAACGTTCGCCGTGCTGGGAATTTGGGCCCTGGGGCTGCTCGCCGTATGCCGCCGCATGCCGGAGTCGCTGGCTGAAAAAGACCGCCTGCAAATGCCCGTCTGGAAAACCTTCCGATGCTACGTACCCGTGGTAACGAACGGCAAATATCTGGTGATGAACCTGCTGCAAAGTTTTTCGGCGGCCGCGCTGATCGCCTACATCTCCGCCTCGCCTTTCATCTTCCAGCAACATTTCGGACTGACGCCCTTGCAGTACAGCATCTGCTTCGCCGGCAATGCGCTGGGACTGGTGGTCGGCAGCAGCGTCGTGATGAAGATCCGACGTTTGGCATCGGCTACGCCGTGGTGCTCCGTCGGGTTGTTCGTCACGGGACTGCTGATGTCGGTCGCCCTGTGGCTGGAGTGGCCGTTCGTTCTCTTCGAGCTGGTTCTCGTTCCGATGCTGTTTTGCGTCGGCATGATTACGCCGGTGGGCATCACATTGGCGCTGAACTCCGTGACGGAGCACCGGGGCATCGCCTCCGCCCTGCTGGGGGCCCTGCCGTTCCTGTTCGGCGGCATCGTGGCGCCGCTCACCGGCCTCGGCGATATGATCCGCTCGATGACCACGCTCGTTCTGCTCTGCTCGGTCATCTGCCTGGGGCTTTATCTCTGTTCGCGCCGGTGGGACTACTCGGCGCCGGAAAACTGA
- a CDS encoding LytR/AlgR family response regulator transcription factor has product MIRCIAIDDEPIALSIVRQYCERRGGIELETYSSPRAGMARVKEWRPDVVFLDIEMNGTSGIELARELPPACCLVFTTAYAHYALDGFEVDAVDFLHKPYFYERFERAMQKAEEWLRMHDLLRIAESASRSLVLKADYKNVSIAVDTILYIESLDNYVRVHTIDGATVTSKISLRAVEEQLPDGEFIRIHRSFVVPEKRIAKFSSTEVVLSKCGKRLPVGKTYSEAAMAVLSREK; this is encoded by the coding sequence ATGATCCGCTGTATCGCCATCGACGACGAACCCATCGCCCTGAGCATCGTCCGCCAGTACTGCGAACGCCGGGGCGGCATCGAGCTGGAAACTTACAGCTCGCCGCGGGCCGGCATGGCCCGCGTGAAAGAGTGGCGGCCCGACGTGGTTTTCCTCGACATCGAGATGAACGGCACGTCGGGCATCGAACTCGCCCGCGAACTGCCGCCCGCCTGCTGCCTCGTCTTCACCACCGCATACGCCCATTACGCACTCGACGGCTTCGAGGTCGATGCCGTCGATTTCCTGCACAAGCCCTATTTCTACGAACGTTTCGAGCGTGCCATGCAGAAAGCGGAAGAGTGGCTGCGGATGCACGACCTGCTGCGGATCGCGGAGTCGGCCTCCCGCAGCCTGGTTCTGAAAGCGGATTACAAGAACGTATCGATCGCTGTCGATACGATTCTCTACATCGAATCGCTGGACAACTACGTCCGGGTACACACCATCGACGGCGCGACCGTTACGTCGAAAATCTCCCTGCGCGCCGTCGAGGAGCAGCTCCCGGACGGGGAGTTCATCCGCATCCACCGCTCGTTCGTCGTGCCCGAGAAGCGTATTGCGAAGTTCTCGAGCACCGAAGTCGTGCTGTCGAAATGCGGCAAACGGCTGCCGGTGGGCAAAACCTATTCGGAAGCGGCAATGGCCGTCTTGAGCCGGGAAAAGTGA
- a CDS encoding sensor histidine kinase — protein sequence MKNASLYIDLAFCLGFLPLMIFAFPVERWWGTYPVFFCSFVGWLYATYFSYKYFIVPRLFHKGRPRMYALTAIAVSLLVTFLFSSYEISSPFYHVRQQLAAIPVPSWGARQNQQAIWLHYIIVVIFCFAVGMLTEAYRQRLAREEVEYERNKAELALYKAQINPHFLFNTLNALYGLLITRSDKTEATLERFINLTKYMYNNANRDFIPLGEEVEYIDQYIALQTLRLNGFAEVRFDRTVEHNAMSVPPMLLITFVENAFKYGISSNEPCFVRIRLRQQGSTLRFEVENSVFGRESQNSKRMGIANCRKRLALLYPDRHRLETGTDADGLFRVRLEIQSPAL from the coding sequence ATGAAAAACGCCTCTCTGTATATCGACCTCGCTTTTTGCCTCGGGTTCCTGCCGCTGATGATCTTCGCCTTTCCGGTGGAGCGGTGGTGGGGAACCTATCCCGTGTTTTTCTGCTCGTTCGTCGGCTGGCTCTATGCCACCTATTTCTCCTACAAATACTTCATCGTTCCGCGGCTGTTCCACAAAGGCAGACCGCGCATGTACGCCCTGACGGCGATTGCCGTCTCCCTGCTGGTCACGTTCCTCTTCTCGTCCTACGAAATATCGTCGCCGTTCTACCATGTCCGGCAGCAGCTGGCGGCGATTCCCGTTCCGAGCTGGGGCGCGCGGCAGAATCAGCAGGCCATCTGGCTGCATTATATCATCGTCGTGATCTTCTGCTTCGCCGTCGGCATGCTGACGGAAGCCTACCGCCAGCGGCTGGCCCGCGAGGAGGTGGAGTACGAACGCAACAAAGCCGAACTTGCGCTCTACAAGGCGCAGATCAACCCGCATTTTCTGTTCAACACGCTCAACGCGCTCTACGGATTGCTCATCACCCGTTCCGACAAGACCGAAGCGACGCTGGAACGCTTCATCAACCTGACGAAATACATGTACAACAACGCCAATCGCGATTTCATACCGCTCGGCGAGGAGGTGGAGTACATCGACCAGTATATCGCCTTGCAAACCTTGCGGCTGAACGGATTCGCCGAGGTCCGCTTCGACCGCACGGTCGAGCACAACGCGATGTCAGTGCCGCCCATGCTGCTGATTACGTTCGTGGAAAATGCGTTCAAGTACGGCATTTCGTCCAACGAACCTTGCTTCGTCCGTATCCGGCTCCGCCAGCAGGGCTCCACGCTCCGCTTCGAAGTGGAAAACTCCGTTTTCGGGCGGGAGTCGCAAAACTCGAAACGCATGGGCATCGCCAACTGCCGCAAGCGCCTCGCGCTGCTCTATCCCGACCGGCACCGGCTGGAGACCGGCACGGATGCCGACGGTCTGTTTCGCGTCCGGCTCGAAATTCAATCCCCCGCCCTATGA
- a CDS encoding alpha/beta hydrolase-fold protein, which translates to MKKRTIFTLLLSGAAGLAQAAAPTGHVQSATAVSRVLGDGRKVETVVLEYDAPVRDKSLTAESYAVEGREVTRIYANTVPERAEKGTDGRYVVIELKTEVDLNAQPKQPTEADMEKKRERDRMQGGPGLRAGWSTGGDDEYPGDATAYQIADIRTAKGKTYAASDAPIKTTEEICLVADDFRQEEFVSPYTGQTLPYNIYLPEDYDPAEKYPLVLFIHDAGAASGPVTQTLYQGNGATSWAEPEAQARHKCIVVAPEYPVITVDDNWNYSHHLDTTIELLKDLQTRYSVDPDRIYATGQSMGCMSSIVMMLKEPDLFAGALLVAGKWNPELMGPLADQNIWIISCEGDASSNTLQSRAVEKWRGQGHSVSEATWDLTASPEELSAEADKMRAGGGHLLFTYLTGGSHRATWFVAYGIEGVQEWLFEQHK; encoded by the coding sequence ATGAAAAAGAGAACTATTTTCACGCTGCTCCTGTCAGGAGCCGCAGGTTTGGCGCAAGCCGCCGCCCCGACCGGACACGTACAATCCGCCACGGCCGTCAGCCGCGTACTGGGCGACGGCCGCAAGGTGGAAACCGTCGTGCTGGAGTACGACGCCCCCGTCCGCGACAAGAGCCTGACGGCCGAAAGCTATGCGGTCGAGGGCCGGGAGGTGACGCGCATTTACGCCAACACGGTCCCCGAACGGGCCGAAAAGGGGACGGACGGACGCTATGTCGTTATCGAACTGAAGACGGAAGTCGATCTGAATGCACAGCCCAAGCAGCCCACCGAAGCCGACATGGAAAAGAAGCGGGAGCGCGACCGGATGCAGGGAGGCCCCGGACTGCGGGCCGGCTGGAGCACGGGCGGCGACGACGAATATCCGGGCGACGCCACGGCGTATCAGATTGCGGACATCAGGACGGCGAAGGGCAAAACCTATGCGGCGAGCGACGCCCCCATCAAGACCACCGAAGAGATCTGCCTGGTGGCCGACGATTTCCGGCAGGAGGAGTTCGTGAGCCCCTATACGGGTCAGACGCTGCCCTACAACATCTACCTGCCCGAAGACTACGACCCGGCGGAAAAATATCCGCTGGTGCTCTTCATCCACGACGCCGGGGCGGCGAGCGGCCCCGTCACGCAGACGCTCTACCAGGGCAACGGCGCGACCTCGTGGGCCGAACCCGAGGCGCAGGCCCGACATAAGTGCATCGTCGTGGCTCCCGAATATCCGGTCATTACCGTTGACGACAACTGGAATTACAGCCACCATCTCGACACCACGATCGAATTGCTGAAAGACCTGCAAACGCGCTATTCCGTCGATCCCGACCGGATCTACGCCACCGGACAGTCGATGGGCTGCATGTCGTCGATCGTGATGATGCTCAAGGAGCCCGACCTCTTCGCCGGAGCGCTGCTCGTGGCCGGCAAATGGAATCCCGAACTGATGGGCCCGCTCGCCGACCAAAACATCTGGATCATTTCATGCGAGGGCGACGCATCGTCGAACACCCTGCAAAGCCGGGCCGTCGAGAAGTGGCGCGGGCAGGGCCATAGCGTCTCAGAGGCCACGTGGGACCTGACAGCCTCGCCCGAAGAGCTCTCCGCCGAAGCCGACAAGATGCGCGCCGGGGGCGGCCACCTGCTTTTCACCTACCTCACGGGCGGCAGCCACCGCGCCACGTGGTTCGTGGCCTACGGCATCGAAGGAGTGCAGGAGTGGCTTTTCGAGCAGCACAAATAG